From one Longimicrobium sp. genomic stretch:
- a CDS encoding arsenate reductase family protein: MEVQIFGTKGCAETRKALRFFKERRIRTHFVDLKERPASAGELKRFAQKFGADALLDRESKRYRERGLHAAHLSESRIIPLLEDEPALLVTPLLRSGNLLAVGWNEPQWREWTTA, encoded by the coding sequence ATGGAAGTCCAGATCTTCGGCACCAAAGGGTGCGCCGAGACGCGCAAGGCGCTCCGTTTCTTCAAGGAGCGGCGCATCCGCACCCACTTCGTGGACCTGAAGGAGCGCCCCGCATCGGCCGGCGAGCTGAAGCGCTTCGCCCAGAAGTTCGGCGCCGACGCGCTGCTCGATCGCGAGTCGAAGCGTTACCGCGAGCGCGGCCTGCATGCGGCGCACCTCTCCGAGTCGCGCATCATCCCGCTCCTCGAAGACGAGCCCGCCCTCCTCGTCACGCCCCTCCTGCGCTCCGGCAACCTCCTCGCCGTGGGCTGGAACGAGCCGCAATGGCGGGAGTGGACGACGGCATGA